From the Corynebacterium faecale genome, one window contains:
- a CDS encoding ParA family protein translates to MAVVSFVNTKGGVGKTCSTMFLAAAAHYAGHKVTIIDSDPQGTASSWFHDAQENPETRLDNCELVIANQGTMQRAAQRDGLVFIDTPPGNYSTVDSAIEVADFVVIPTLPSTIDMERVWKTRAAIPDGKPAAVLLTAVNAQTVLYREVREALESYEVAVFPQYIPHRDFFRQMRGQWPANDARQMLGYEHVLDQILEVMK, encoded by the coding sequence ATGGCAGTTGTCAGTTTTGTCAATACGAAAGGTGGCGTAGGCAAGACATGCTCCACGATGTTTCTCGCCGCTGCCGCCCACTATGCAGGCCATAAGGTCACAATCATTGATTCTGATCCGCAGGGCACTGCAAGCTCGTGGTTTCACGATGCTCAGGAAAACCCAGAAACGCGCCTTGACAACTGCGAACTGGTCATAGCCAACCAGGGCACCATGCAGCGCGCAGCGCAACGGGACGGCCTTGTCTTTATTGACACGCCCCCAGGTAACTATTCAACCGTGGACAGCGCTATCGAAGTGGCTGATTTCGTGGTGATTCCGACGCTGCCCTCCACTATTGATATGGAGCGTGTGTGGAAAACACGCGCAGCGATTCCCGATGGCAAGCCGGCAGCGGTTCTTCTCACTGCCGTCAACGCCCAGACTGTGTTGTACCGAGAAGTGCGCGAAGCGCTCGAAAGCTATGAGGTGGCTGTATTCCCCCAGTACATTCCCCACCGTGATTTCTTCCGCCAGATGCGAGGGCAGTGGCCTGCCAATGACGCACGGCAGATGTTGGGGTATGAGCATGTACTCGATCAAATTTTGGAGGTTATGAAATGA